Proteins from a genomic interval of Tenacibaculum sp. SZ-18:
- a CDS encoding tetratricopeptide repeat protein, whose translation MSLSRFESMLKTNDVYFFDATEFEEIVQHYLNIGKHTLAKKAIHLGLDQHPHSIALKLLKVEVFIFDDNFEDAVKLINQIEAVEPHNDEVFFQKAVILSKYKKHQEAIDVLKQSLDYVEDPIDVWAMIGMEYLYLDDFDNARLNFVKCIEVDFEDYSSLYNIVYCYEMQEDFEQSITFLRKYIDKNPYSEVAWHQLGKQYFELEDYENALKAFDYAVIIDETFIGGYLEKAKSLEQLGHFEKAIENYLITLELDDPTAFAYVRIGECYENLEAPGTAIEFYKKAVYEDPLLDKAWLLLINLYCEADNYNKALYYINKALQIDDSNIIYWRKYAEINSKLNFFDETVKAFQTCIELGDVDIEVYLALADVLIYLGEFKNSIKVLIKAKNTYKEFAELEYRLFGLFMIQGEEQYAFIHLKNALCIDCEGLSLIEDLFPSVTENEKVQRIISQFLCN comes from the coding sequence ATGTCTTTATCAAGATTTGAATCAATGTTAAAAACTAATGATGTGTATTTTTTTGATGCTACGGAATTTGAGGAGATTGTTCAGCATTATTTAAATATAGGGAAACATACATTAGCTAAGAAAGCTATTCATTTAGGATTAGACCAACATCCACATTCAATTGCTCTTAAATTATTAAAAGTTGAAGTATTTATTTTTGATGATAATTTTGAGGACGCAGTTAAATTGATAAATCAGATAGAGGCAGTAGAACCTCATAACGACGAAGTTTTTTTTCAAAAAGCAGTTATCTTATCAAAATATAAAAAGCATCAAGAAGCTATTGATGTTTTAAAACAATCGTTAGATTATGTGGAGGATCCTATCGATGTGTGGGCGATGATTGGAATGGAGTACTTGTATTTAGACGATTTTGATAATGCAAGACTAAATTTCGTAAAATGTATAGAGGTAGACTTTGAGGATTATTCTTCTCTTTACAACATTGTTTATTGTTATGAAATGCAAGAAGATTTTGAGCAGTCCATTACGTTTTTAAGAAAATATATAGATAAGAATCCCTACAGCGAAGTTGCCTGGCATCAATTAGGAAAACAATATTTTGAACTTGAAGATTATGAAAATGCCTTAAAAGCTTTTGATTATGCTGTAATTATAGATGAAACTTTTATTGGCGGATATCTTGAAAAAGCAAAATCACTTGAACAATTAGGTCATTTTGAAAAAGCAATTGAAAATTATCTTATTACACTAGAGTTAGATGATCCGACTGCATTTGCTTATGTTAGAATAGGTGAGTGTTATGAAAATCTAGAAGCTCCTGGAACTGCTATTGAATTTTATAAAAAAGCGGTATATGAGGATCCATTATTAGATAAGGCTTGGTTATTACTTATCAATTTATATTGTGAAGCAGACAATTATAATAAGGCTTTATATTATATAAACAAGGCTTTGCAAATTGATGATTCAAACATAATATATTGGAGAAAGTATGCCGAAATAAATAGTAAGCTCAATTTTTTTGACGAAACTGTAAAAGCGTTTCAAACGTGCATTGAACTCGGAGATGTTGATATTGAAGTTTATTTAGCCTTAGCTGATGTACTAATTTATTTAGGTGAATTTAAAAACTCGATAAAAGTTTTAATAAAAGCTAAAAATACATACAAAGAGTTTGCTGAATTGGAGTATCGACTTTTCGGTTTATTTATGATTCAAGGGGAAGAACAATATGCTTTCATCCACTT
- a CDS encoding DUF2853 family protein: MSKFDEKVELYTKFMNDKGLSFDADLLAAVTKGLGPSIYKKDAETVSGTDPKELETVKKNFLIKKLGLEDGPNLDEGIAEVIEQIGKSERNKYRAAVYYLLTKKFGKESVYGM; the protein is encoded by the coding sequence ATGAGCAAATTCGACGAAAAAGTAGAGCTGTATACAAAATTTATGAACGATAAAGGTTTAAGTTTTGATGCAGATTTATTAGCTGCAGTGACTAAAGGCTTAGGACCTTCGATTTACAAAAAAGATGCTGAAACGGTTTCAGGCACAGATCCAAAAGAACTTGAAACGGTTAAGAAAAACTTCTTAATTAAAAAGTTAGGTTTAGAAGATGGTCCAAACTTAGATGAAGGTATCGCTGAGGTAATTGAACAAATCGGCAAATCTGAAAGAAATAAGTATCGTGCTGCTGTTTACTATCTTTTAACTAAAAAGTTCGGTAAAGAATCTGTTTACGGAATGTAA